A part of Rhinoderma darwinii isolate aRhiDar2 chromosome 1, aRhiDar2.hap1, whole genome shotgun sequence genomic DNA contains:
- the LOC142740110 gene encoding uncharacterized protein LOC142740110: MKSAAESSLRVERSSGRSLQVPELERRRPTVSSKKVAHSAGSAQQVPAQLANPLARSLVRERETTGWSGTPSCSKDGVEDTAEAPASLVLEAAQDFSSELQPRKRSRKTRVAYSPPPPVSRRRRGPRSQLSCQQVSPGSTGTQQEVAEVVHDPGQVEQSGKRLVVWILGHSFIFWAQKRAARRSYTENLSMDPLVFSVFWHGVRGLQWKNVFSLVKSLSSYWPDPNLIIIHAGGNDLGKEKTLDLLWEMRRDIALIKCLFPDATISFSEIIPRLLWSSGNYKFLNRIRKRINRAMSKYMSVLGGLSYRHSDLEDLTDGLFRNDCIHLSDVGIDIFNLGLQNLIEEWLRCFGGPCLGNVMACGVCHPANAGRTWFLLVKIFIFYYLFDYLWLFSSNYFILGYP; encoded by the exons ATGAAGTCTGCAGCAGAGTCATCACTGAGGGTGGAGCGCAGTTCCGGACGttcgctccaggtgccggagcttGAGAGGAGGCGGCCGACCGTGTCATCAAAGAAGGTGGCGCACAGTGCCGGAAGTGCGCAGCAAGTGCCGGCGCAATTGGCTAACCCGCTGGCCAGAAGTTTAGTCAGAGAACGGGAGACAACAGGTTGGTCGGGTACCCCCTCCTGCTCCAAGGATGGTGTGGAGGACACAGCGGAAGCGCCGGCCTCACTGGTTTTAGAGGCGGCGCAGGACTTTTCTTCAGAGCTGCAACCGAGGAAGAGGAGCCGGAAGACTAGGGTGGCTTATTCCCCACCCCCGCCAGTATCAAGGAGAAGAAGAGGTCCCAGGAGTCAACTTTCCTGTCAGCAAGTTTCCCCAGGATCTACAGGCACGCAGCAGGAGGTAGCAGAAGTGGTGCACGACCCAGGACAGGTGGAACAGAGTG gtaagcgtttggttgtttggatccttggccactcttttatattttgggcacagaagagagccgcgagaaggtcctatacagaaaatttgtctatggatccgctagttttttcggttttttggcatggggtaaggggtttgcaatggaagaacgtgttttctttagttaaatcactgagttcttattggccggatccgaatttaattatcatccatgctggaggcaatgacctaggtaaagaaaagactttggacttactttgggaaatgagaagggatatagccttgataaaatgtcttttccctgacgctactatttccttttcagagattattccaagactgctatggtcctctggaaattataagtttttgaatcgaatccgtaaaaggattaatagagccatgtctaaatacatgtcggtcctcggtggtctttcttatagacacagtgaccttgaagacctcacagacgggctgttcagaaatgattgtatacatctttctgatgtgggtatcgacattttcaatttgggcctgcagaatttaattgaagaatggctgcggtgttttggggggccatgtcttggtaatgtcatggcttgtggggtttgtcacccagctaatgctgggcggacttggtttttattggtcaaaatatttatattttattatttattcgattatttatggttattctcttcgaattattttatcttaggttacccttaa